In Agromyces sp. 3263, a single genomic region encodes these proteins:
- a CDS encoding alpha/beta hydrolase: protein MTEFVTSADGTRIAFDREGGGPPVILIGGAMQFRAFDPATVEMAHLLAGHGFTVVNYDRRGRGESPAEPPITLDQTIDDLRALTELLTEGADDAVALFGNSSGGAIALAAAAAGLPVSKLVFFEVPLDAEGGAEGAVFVEELRERIEAGDRVGTLETFMADMPPEWLEGARRSPGWPTMLEVAPSLLPDAESLAWTQSAPRAELWRGISAPTLVLVAEQTQPLMTSAAASIVASMPDATSRTIPGTDHRWNPHGMALVIAEFLVG from the coding sequence ATGACCGAGTTCGTGACATCCGCCGACGGCACGCGCATCGCGTTCGACCGCGAGGGCGGCGGGCCGCCCGTGATCCTGATCGGCGGGGCGATGCAGTTCCGGGCGTTCGACCCCGCGACGGTCGAGATGGCGCACCTGCTCGCCGGCCACGGCTTCACCGTCGTCAACTACGACCGGCGCGGCCGCGGCGAGAGTCCCGCCGAGCCGCCCATCACCCTCGATCAGACCATCGACGACCTGCGCGCGCTCACCGAGCTGCTCACCGAGGGGGCCGACGACGCGGTCGCCCTGTTCGGCAACTCGTCGGGCGGCGCGATCGCCCTCGCCGCCGCCGCTGCCGGCCTGCCCGTCTCGAAGCTCGTGTTCTTCGAGGTGCCGCTCGACGCCGAGGGCGGAGCCGAGGGTGCCGTCTTCGTCGAGGAGCTCCGCGAGCGCATCGAGGCCGGCGACCGGGTCGGCACCCTCGAGACCTTCATGGCCGACATGCCGCCCGAGTGGCTCGAGGGGGCCAGGCGGAGCCCGGGCTGGCCGACGATGCTCGAGGTCGCGCCGAGCCTGCTGCCCGACGCCGAGTCGCTCGCCTGGACGCAGTCCGCCCCCCGCGCCGAGCTCTGGCGCGGCATCAGCGCGCCGACGCTGGTCCTAGTCGCCGAGCAGACGCAGCCGCTCATGACGTCGGCTGCGGCATCCATCGTCGCTTCGATGCCGGATGCCACGAGCCGCACCATCCCCGGCACCGACCACCGCTGGAACCCGCACGGGATGGCACTCGTGATCGCGGAGTTCCTCGTCGGCTGA
- a CDS encoding LacI family DNA-binding transcriptional regulator, with the protein MVEPDDRARAATIFDVARLAGVSHQTVSRVLNDLPNVRPATRARVEQAIKQLRYVPSPAARALVTRRTRTLGLIVTGAPDYGPSSTALHFNEAARDARYSVITASMLETDAPSLRSAAELLVRQNVEAIVLIAAERGALDALDGVELGVPIIAVASEDRGGMHRVWLDQYSGARLAVEHLISLGHREIRHVSGPSNAMDAAERLRGWSAVLGEHGLPAREPLVGDWSPRSGAAHGRTLAADADMTAVFVSNDQMALGVMHALAEAGRSVPGDVSVVGFDDIPEAAYFTPPLTTVRQDFDALGRDAMAGVLAVLGDDDRLMPAPRVPDLVARASTAAPTRVRVAVTSP; encoded by the coding sequence GTGGTCGAGCCAGACGACAGGGCGCGCGCTGCGACGATCTTCGACGTCGCACGGCTCGCCGGCGTGTCGCACCAGACGGTGTCGCGCGTGCTCAACGACCTGCCCAACGTGCGCCCGGCCACCCGCGCCCGCGTCGAGCAGGCGATCAAGCAACTTCGCTACGTGCCGTCCCCGGCCGCGCGCGCGCTGGTCACGCGGCGCACGCGCACGCTCGGGCTCATCGTCACCGGCGCCCCCGACTACGGACCCTCGAGCACGGCGCTGCACTTCAACGAGGCCGCACGCGACGCCCGGTACTCGGTGATCACGGCGAGCATGCTCGAGACGGATGCCCCGAGCCTGCGCTCGGCGGCCGAACTGCTCGTGCGCCAGAACGTCGAGGCGATCGTGCTGATCGCCGCCGAGCGGGGCGCGCTCGACGCCCTCGACGGGGTCGAGCTCGGGGTGCCGATCATCGCGGTCGCCTCCGAGGACCGCGGCGGCATGCACCGGGTCTGGCTCGACCAGTACTCGGGCGCTCGCCTGGCCGTCGAGCACCTCATCTCGCTGGGGCATCGTGAGATCCGGCATGTCAGCGGCCCGTCGAACGCGATGGATGCGGCGGAGCGCCTGCGGGGGTGGTCGGCGGTGCTCGGCGAACACGGGCTTCCGGCTCGCGAGCCCCTGGTCGGCGACTGGTCGCCGCGCAGCGGTGCCGCCCACGGACGCACGCTCGCCGCTGACGCCGACATGACCGCGGTGTTCGTGTCGAACGACCAGATGGCGCTCGGCGTGATGCACGCGCTCGCCGAGGCCGGACGCTCGGTGCCGGGCGACGTCAGCGTCGTCGGCTTCGACGACATCCCCGAGGCGGCCTACTTCACCCCGCCGCTCACGACCGTGCGGCAGGACTTCGACGCGCTCGGCCGCGACGCCATGGCGGGAGTGCTCGCGGTCCTGGGCGACGACGACCGGCTCATGCCCGCGCCCCGGGTGCCCGACCTCGTCGCGCGGGCGAGCACGGCCGCGCCCACGCGGGTGCGGGTCGCGGTCACGTCGCCCTGA
- the yjfF gene encoding galactofuranose ABC transporter, permease protein YjfF, whose amino-acid sequence MTKLLDAPERPTRTGGRGRGGPTGQAPRAGVVRSIRNLLTSPKYGPVTVTAVLFVAIFIIGGVRYRGFFSGQVLLNLFVDNAYLIVLAVGMTFVILTGGIDLSVGAVVALSGMIAASLLQTGWSPAAVIPLILVLTSVLGLLVGLMIHIFKVQPFIATLAAMFLARGLCYVISQSSISITDATFVQLAVARIPLGGNMSITPSVIIAVVAVAIAVWVLHATRFGRTVYAIGGSEQSGLLMGLPVARTKVLVYVISGFCSGLAGVLFTFYTLSGYPLTAIGTELDAIAAVVIGGTLLTGGYGFVLGSVLGVLVLGVIQTIITFEGTLSSWWTKIFIGALLLVFIILQKVLTARRR is encoded by the coding sequence ATGACGAAGCTCCTCGACGCACCCGAGCGCCCCACACGCACCGGCGGCCGTGGCCGTGGCGGCCCGACCGGCCAGGCTCCCCGCGCGGGCGTGGTGCGCAGCATCCGGAACCTGCTCACGAGCCCGAAGTACGGGCCCGTCACCGTGACGGCCGTGCTGTTCGTGGCGATCTTCATCATCGGCGGCGTGCGGTATCGCGGGTTCTTCTCGGGGCAGGTGCTCCTCAACCTGTTCGTCGACAACGCCTACCTGATCGTGCTCGCGGTCGGCATGACGTTCGTGATCCTCACCGGCGGCATCGACCTCTCGGTCGGCGCGGTCGTCGCCCTCAGCGGCATGATCGCGGCGAGCCTGCTGCAGACCGGCTGGTCGCCCGCGGCGGTGATCCCGCTGATCCTCGTGCTCACGAGCGTGCTCGGCCTGCTGGTGGGGTTGATGATCCACATCTTCAAGGTGCAGCCGTTCATCGCCACGCTGGCGGCGATGTTCCTCGCCCGCGGCCTCTGCTACGTGATCAGCCAGAGCTCGATCTCGATCACGGATGCCACGTTCGTGCAGTTGGCCGTGGCGCGCATCCCGCTCGGCGGCAACATGTCGATCACGCCGAGCGTCATCATCGCGGTCGTCGCCGTGGCGATCGCCGTCTGGGTGCTGCATGCCACCCGGTTCGGGCGCACGGTGTACGCCATCGGCGGCAGCGAGCAGAGCGGCCTGCTGATGGGCCTCCCCGTCGCCCGCACGAAGGTGCTCGTCTACGTGATCAGCGGATTCTGCTCGGGTCTCGCCGGCGTGCTCTTCACCTTCTACACGCTCTCGGGCTACCCGCTCACCGCGATCGGCACGGAGCTCGACGCGATCGCCGCGGTCGTCATCGGCGGCACGCTGCTCACCGGCGGCTACGGGTTCGTGCTCGGGTCGGTGCTCGGCGTGCTGGTGCTCGGCGTGATCCAGACCATCATCACGTTCGAGGGCACGCTCTCGTCGTGGTGGACGAAGATCTTCATCGGCGCCCTGCTGCTCGTGTTCATCATCCTGCAGAAGGTGCTCACGGCCAGGCGGCGGTGA
- a CDS encoding ABC transporter permease produces MSALLARLIANRLFWPIVMLLVLFTINLIAFPGFFTVTLRDGHLFGSLVDILRNGAPTLIIAVGMTLVIATRGIDLSVGAVAAIAGAVACSIMLGSPDPGNPATVAVAITVALLISLVLGAWNGFLVAVLGIQPIIATLILMTAGRGVAMLITEGQILTVNSPPFKALGSGFWFGVPIAVIIAAVVFAAAALITRRTALGMFIESVGINPEASRQAGVRARGLLFVVYTFSAFCAAIAGLILTANTAAADANNTGLFIELDAILAVVIGGTSLAGGRYTLAGTLVGALVIQTLVTTVYTVGIPPIATMVFKAAVVTVVCLLQSPTTAEALSGFRRRLSVRAGKGVATS; encoded by the coding sequence ATGAGCGCCCTGCTCGCCCGGCTCATCGCGAACCGGCTGTTCTGGCCGATCGTGATGCTGCTCGTGCTCTTCACGATCAACCTGATCGCCTTCCCCGGCTTCTTCACGGTCACCCTGCGCGACGGGCACCTGTTCGGCAGCCTCGTCGACATCCTGCGCAACGGCGCACCCACGCTCATCATCGCCGTGGGCATGACCCTCGTCATCGCCACACGCGGCATCGACCTGTCAGTCGGCGCCGTCGCCGCGATCGCCGGCGCCGTGGCCTGCTCGATCATGCTCGGCTCGCCCGACCCGGGCAACCCCGCCACGGTCGCCGTCGCGATCACCGTCGCGCTGCTCATCTCGCTCGTGCTCGGCGCGTGGAACGGCTTCCTCGTGGCGGTGCTCGGCATCCAGCCGATCATCGCGACGCTCATCCTCATGACCGCGGGCCGGGGCGTGGCGATGCTCATCACCGAGGGGCAGATCCTCACGGTCAACAGCCCGCCGTTCAAGGCGCTCGGGTCGGGCTTCTGGTTCGGCGTGCCGATCGCCGTCATCATCGCGGCGGTCGTCTTCGCCGCGGCGGCGCTCATCACGCGTCGCACCGCGCTCGGCATGTTCATCGAGTCGGTCGGCATCAACCCCGAGGCGAGCCGCCAGGCGGGCGTGCGGGCGCGCGGGCTGCTGTTCGTCGTCTACACGTTCAGCGCGTTCTGCGCGGCGATCGCCGGGCTCATCCTCACGGCGAACACCGCCGCCGCCGACGCGAACAACACGGGCCTGTTCATCGAGCTCGACGCGATCCTCGCGGTGGTCATCGGCGGCACGTCGCTGGCCGGCGGCCGCTACACCCTGGCCGGCACGCTCGTCGGCGCCCTCGTCATCCAGACCCTCGTGACGACGGTCTACACCGTCGGCATCCCGCCGATCGCGACGATGGTGTTCAAGGCGGCGGTGGTCACCGTCGTGTGCCTGCTGCAGTCGCCGACGACGGCCGAGGCGCTCAGCGGATTCCGGCGAAGACTGTCCGTGCGAGCCGGCAAGGGGGTGGCGACCTCATGA
- a CDS encoding sugar ABC transporter ATP-binding protein has protein sequence MERLVTNPTDPAAPVVEMRGISITFPGVKALDGVDFRLFPGEVHSLMGENGAGKSTLIKALTGVYGIDAGTITLGGEQVSFSGPAQAQASGISTVYQEVNLLPNLSVAENIMLGREPRRFGSVDWRAMRRRSAELLAGLNLDLDPGSLLGDHSLAVQQLIAIARAIDVQAKVLILDEPTSSLDADEVAELFRVIRSLKEQGVAILFVSHFLDQVYEICDRLTVLRNGKLVGEYLVEELLRIDLVQKMIGKELTVLDDLEQRARSVSVDESDAATFVQATKLGRRGAMHPADLPIAAGEVVGFAGLLGSGRTEFARLLGGIDRADSGELSIGGKSTRLRTPRQALSHRIAFSSENRRDEGVVGDLTVRDNIVLALQADRGWARPIPKKRQDELTQSYIQALNIRPANPDALVRNLSGGNQQKVLLARWLAIAPRLLILDEPTRGIDIGAKAEIQKLVFNLAENGMSVLFISAELEEVLRLSHRIVVLRDRHVVADLENDGLTVDALLALIADGSGDDPEAPDAAGGELLAASLLPAASVTDPAATESDPTTTDPTGDPR, from the coding sequence ATGGAGCGCCTCGTGACCAACCCCACCGATCCCGCCGCCCCAGTGGTGGAGATGCGCGGCATCTCGATCACGTTCCCGGGCGTCAAGGCGCTCGACGGCGTCGACTTCCGCCTGTTCCCCGGCGAGGTGCACTCGCTCATGGGTGAGAACGGTGCGGGCAAGTCCACCCTCATCAAGGCGCTCACCGGGGTGTACGGCATCGATGCCGGCACCATCACGCTCGGCGGCGAGCAGGTCTCGTTCAGCGGGCCCGCCCAGGCGCAGGCATCCGGAATCTCGACGGTGTACCAGGAGGTGAACCTCCTGCCCAACCTGTCGGTGGCCGAGAACATCATGCTCGGGCGTGAGCCGCGGCGCTTCGGCTCGGTCGACTGGCGTGCGATGCGCCGCCGCTCCGCCGAGCTGCTCGCGGGCCTCAACCTCGACCTCGATCCGGGCTCGCTCCTCGGCGACCACTCGCTCGCGGTGCAGCAGCTCATCGCGATCGCCCGCGCCATCGACGTGCAGGCGAAGGTGCTCATCCTCGACGAGCCCACCTCGTCGCTCGACGCCGACGAGGTCGCCGAGCTCTTCCGCGTCATCCGCTCGCTCAAGGAGCAGGGCGTCGCGATCCTCTTCGTGTCGCACTTCCTCGACCAGGTGTACGAGATCTGCGACCGCCTCACCGTGCTGCGCAACGGCAAGCTCGTGGGGGAGTACCTCGTCGAGGAGCTGCTGCGCATCGACCTCGTGCAGAAGATGATCGGCAAGGAACTCACGGTGCTCGACGACCTCGAGCAGCGCGCGCGATCGGTGTCGGTCGACGAGTCGGATGCCGCGACCTTCGTGCAGGCGACCAAGCTGGGGCGCCGTGGCGCGATGCATCCGGCCGACCTGCCGATCGCGGCGGGCGAGGTCGTGGGCTTCGCGGGACTGCTCGGCTCGGGCCGCACCGAGTTCGCGCGCCTCCTCGGCGGCATCGACCGGGCCGACTCGGGCGAACTGTCGATCGGCGGAAAGTCCACACGGTTGCGCACACCCCGTCAGGCGCTCTCGCACCGCATCGCCTTCTCGTCCGAGAACCGCCGCGACGAGGGGGTCGTCGGCGACCTCACCGTGCGCGACAACATCGTGCTCGCCCTGCAGGCCGACCGCGGATGGGCCAGGCCCATCCCCAAGAAGCGGCAGGACGAGCTCACGCAGAGCTACATCCAGGCCCTCAACATTCGGCCCGCCAACCCCGATGCGCTCGTGCGCAACCTCTCGGGCGGCAACCAGCAGAAGGTGCTGCTCGCGCGCTGGCTTGCGATCGCGCCCCGGCTCCTCATCCTCGACGAGCCCACCCGCGGCATCGACATCGGGGCGAAGGCCGAGATCCAGAAGCTCGTCTTCAACCTGGCCGAGAACGGCATGAGCGTGTTGTTCATCTCGGCCGAGCTCGAGGAGGTGCTGCGCCTCAGCCACCGCATCGTGGTGCTGCGCGACCGGCACGTCGTCGCCGACCTCGAGAACGACGGGCTCACCGTCGACGCGCTGCTCGCGCTCATCGCCGACGGCTCGGGCGACGATCCAGAGGCTCCGGATGCCGCGGGCGGCGAGCTGCTCGCCGCATCCCTGCTGCCCGCGGCATCCGTCACCGACCCGGCGGCGACCGAATCCGACCCGACCACGACCGATCCGACAGGAGACCCCCGATGA
- a CDS encoding ABC transporter substrate-binding protein, with product MKKLIGIAAAGAMLLALSACAGTGGSGGASEGPKALDELVVGFAQVGAESGWRTANTKDIQAAFEDAGIELKFSDAQQKQENQIKAIRSYIQQGVDYIAFSPVVETGWDAVLNEAKAAGIPVVLTDRAVDSKDTSLYKSFLGSDFIEEGKKAGLWVLDQYKDSTEKVNIVQLEGTTGAAPAIDRAEGFADTIRQNPNLEVVASQTGDFTRAGGKQVMEAMLKSNPDIDLVYAHNDDMGLGAIEAIEAAGLVPGEDIKIVTVDAVHDGMQALADGKINFIVECSPLLGKQLVDIIKTLNDGGEVEQRIITEETTFDQEQAIEALPDRQY from the coding sequence ATGAAGAAGCTCATCGGAATCGCCGCAGCCGGCGCGATGCTCCTCGCCCTCTCCGCCTGCGCGGGAACCGGCGGGAGCGGCGGCGCGAGCGAGGGCCCGAAGGCGCTCGACGAACTCGTCGTCGGCTTCGCCCAGGTCGGCGCGGAGTCGGGTTGGCGCACCGCCAACACCAAGGACATCCAGGCGGCCTTCGAGGACGCGGGCATCGAGCTCAAGTTCTCCGACGCGCAGCAGAAGCAGGAGAACCAGATCAAAGCGATCCGCTCCTACATCCAGCAGGGCGTCGACTACATCGCCTTCTCGCCCGTCGTCGAGACCGGGTGGGATGCGGTGCTCAACGAGGCCAAGGCCGCGGGCATCCCCGTCGTGCTCACCGACCGTGCGGTCGACAGCAAGGACACGTCGTTGTACAAGTCGTTCCTCGGCTCGGACTTCATCGAAGAGGGCAAGAAGGCCGGCCTCTGGGTGCTCGACCAGTACAAGGACTCGACGGAGAAGGTCAACATCGTCCAGCTCGAGGGCACGACGGGCGCCGCTCCGGCGATCGACCGGGCCGAGGGCTTCGCCGACACGATCCGCCAGAACCCGAACCTCGAGGTCGTCGCCAGCCAGACCGGTGACTTCACGCGTGCCGGCGGCAAGCAGGTCATGGAGGCGATGCTGAAGTCGAACCCCGACATCGACCTGGTCTACGCGCACAACGACGACATGGGCCTCGGCGCCATCGAGGCGATCGAAGCGGCGGGCCTGGTTCCCGGCGAGGACATCAAGATCGTCACGGTCGACGCGGTGCACGACGGCATGCAGGCCCTCGCCGACGGCAAGATCAACTTCATCGTGGAGTGCTCGCCGCTCCTCGGCAAGCAGCTCGTCGACATCATCAAGACCCTCAACGACGGTGGCGAGGTCGAGCAGCGCATCATCACCGAGGAGACGACGTTCGACCAGGAGCAGGCCATCGAGGCCCTGCCCGACCGGCAGTACTGA
- a CDS encoding HhH-GPD-type base excision DNA repair protein produces MEHMALHITGDAAADELLSTDAFALLTGMLLDQQVAMETAFAGPLKIKERTGSIEPQAVAGYDPERFAELFKQTPAVHRYPGSMAGRVQSLAQAVVDDWGGDAAAIWTQGDPDGAEVLKRLKALPGFGEQKARIFLALLGKQLGLEASGWREAVGHYGEDGCFASVADITDPESLAKVRATKQAAKAAAKAPKA; encoded by the coding sequence ATGGAGCACATGGCACTGCACATCACCGGAGACGCCGCCGCCGACGAACTGCTCAGCACCGACGCGTTCGCGCTGCTCACGGGCATGCTGCTCGACCAGCAGGTCGCGATGGAGACGGCCTTCGCCGGGCCGCTGAAGATCAAGGAGCGCACCGGCTCGATCGAGCCGCAGGCGGTGGCCGGCTACGACCCCGAGCGGTTCGCCGAGCTGTTCAAGCAGACGCCCGCCGTGCATCGCTACCCGGGGTCGATGGCGGGGCGGGTGCAGTCGTTGGCGCAGGCGGTCGTCGACGACTGGGGTGGCGACGCGGCGGCCATCTGGACGCAGGGCGACCCCGACGGTGCCGAGGTGCTGAAGCGACTCAAGGCCCTCCCCGGCTTCGGCGAGCAGAAGGCGCGGATCTTCCTGGCGCTGCTCGGCAAGCAGCTCGGGCTCGAGGCATCCGGCTGGCGCGAGGCCGTCGGCCACTACGGCGAGGACGGATGCTTCGCCTCGGTCGCCGACATCACCGACCCCGAGTCGCTCGCCAAGGTGCGCGCGACGAAGCAGGCGGCGAAGGCGGCAGCGAAGGCGCCCAAGGCGTAG
- a CDS encoding glyoxalase superfamily protein encodes MDWKIELIHVPVSDVDRAKDFYVNKLGFNADHDQRVSDDLRFVQLTPPGSACSIAIGEGLGATLEPGSLDVIQVVIDDADAVLADLRAKGVEAEGVDEQAWGRFITLKDPDGNRWTLQQLPAWSAGAGSGAS; translated from the coding sequence ATGGACTGGAAGATCGAACTCATCCACGTGCCCGTCAGCGACGTCGACCGGGCGAAGGACTTCTACGTGAACAAGCTCGGCTTCAACGCCGACCACGACCAGCGCGTCAGCGACGACCTGCGGTTCGTGCAGCTGACCCCGCCCGGGTCGGCGTGCTCGATCGCGATCGGCGAGGGGCTCGGCGCCACGCTCGAGCCCGGCTCGCTCGACGTCATCCAGGTCGTCATCGACGACGCCGACGCGGTGCTCGCCGACCTGCGTGCCAAGGGCGTCGAGGCCGAGGGCGTCGACGAGCAGGCGTGGGGGCGCTTCATCACCTTGAAGGATCCCGACGGCAACCGCTGGACCCTGCAGCAGCTGCCCGCCTGGTCGGCGGGCGCGGGCTCCGGCGCGAGCTAG
- a CDS encoding LacI family DNA-binding transcriptional regulator, whose product MGDARGEGREVDMSQADAAGRPVSAAEPAAASGAAGVPTMFDVARRAGVSHQTVSRVLNDLTGVAASTKLRVEQAIAELSYTPSPAARAMAKRRSGSIGLIQAGRPDYGPSNAALGFNEAAHEAGYTVTQASMRSLDAEVLRQAVHRLALQRVEAIVLISGEREGVGVLTGIDAGVPLVVVASEPTPGLHRVSMDQYAGARLATEHLIALGHREIRHVAGPADSMDASERRRGWTDAMRAHGLEVHAPIVGDWLAASGDAAARAILAEGVATAVFVANDQMSLGVLHACFESGVRVPDDLSVIGFDDIPEAAFFTPALTTVRQDFEALGHDIMATVLDVLRDEPDAPDRTARVPEVLVRASTSAPAG is encoded by the coding sequence GTGGGCGACGCACGCGGCGAGGGTCGTGAGGTCGACATGAGCCAAGCGGATGCCGCGGGCCGGCCGGTCTCGGCGGCTGAGCCGGCCGCGGCATCCGGAGCAGCGGGCGTGCCGACGATGTTCGACGTCGCCCGGCGCGCCGGAGTCTCGCACCAGACGGTCTCGCGGGTGCTCAACGACCTCACCGGCGTCGCCGCGTCGACGAAGCTCCGCGTCGAGCAGGCCATCGCCGAGCTGTCGTACACGCCGTCGCCGGCCGCCCGCGCGATGGCGAAGCGGCGCTCAGGGTCGATCGGGCTGATCCAGGCGGGACGGCCCGACTACGGGCCGTCGAACGCCGCGCTCGGCTTCAACGAGGCCGCGCACGAGGCCGGCTACACGGTGACCCAGGCGAGCATGCGCTCGCTCGACGCCGAGGTGCTCCGCCAGGCGGTGCACCGGCTCGCGCTGCAGCGCGTCGAGGCGATCGTGCTGATCTCGGGGGAGCGGGAGGGCGTCGGCGTGCTCACGGGCATCGACGCGGGCGTGCCGCTCGTCGTGGTGGCCTCCGAGCCGACGCCCGGGCTGCATCGCGTGTCCATGGACCAGTACGCCGGCGCCCGACTCGCGACCGAGCACCTCATCGCCCTCGGGCACCGCGAGATCCGACACGTCGCCGGCCCGGCCGACTCGATGGATGCCTCGGAGCGCCGCCGCGGGTGGACGGACGCGATGCGCGCCCACGGGCTCGAGGTGCACGCGCCCATCGTCGGAGACTGGCTCGCGGCATCCGGTGACGCGGCGGCCCGCGCCATCCTCGCCGAGGGCGTCGCGACGGCCGTGTTCGTGGCGAACGACCAGATGTCGCTCGGGGTGCTGCACGCGTGCTTCGAGTCGGGCGTCCGCGTTCCCGACGACCTCAGCGTGATCGGCTTCGACGACATCCCCGAGGCGGCGTTCTTCACGCCGGCCCTCACCACCGTGCGCCAGGACTTCGAGGCGCTCGGCCACGACATCATGGCGACGGTGCTCGACGTGCTCCGCGACGAGCCCGACGCCCCCGACCGCACCGCGCGGGTGCCCGAGGTGCTGGTGCGGGCGAGCACGTCGGCACCGGCGGGCTAG
- the araA gene encoding L-arabinose isomerase codes for MTRTPLQTNLDQYEVWFLTGSQHLYGPETLKQVADQSRQVAETLDAASDVPVKVVWMPVLTDSDAIKRVALEANAAENVIGLVAWMHTFSPAKMWIAGLDALQKPLAHLHTQANVELPWGDIDFDFMNLNQAAHGDREFGYIQTRLGVPRKTIVGHASDPRVQRELGTWQRAAAGLAASRSLKLARFGDNMRYVAVTEGDKTEAELRFGVQVNTWGVNELAEAVAAASDAEVDLLVAEYEDLYEVVPELRKGGERHQSLRDGAAIELGLRSFLEEGGFGAFTTSFEDLGALKQLPGLAVQRLMAEGYGFGAEGDWKTAILVRVANVMGAGLPGGASLMEDYTYDLTPGDELILGAHMLEVSPSLTSAKPTLEIHPLGIGGKEDPVRLVFTADPGPAVVVAMSDMRDRFRLTANVVENVELRHPLPKLPVGRAVWKPAPDFQTSAAAWLTAGAAHHTVMSTAVGVEVFRDFAEMAKAELLVIDEDTTLPGFQREVRWNQAYYRLAQGL; via the coding sequence ATGACCCGCACGCCCCTCCAGACGAACCTCGACCAGTACGAGGTCTGGTTCCTCACCGGCAGCCAGCACCTGTACGGTCCCGAGACGCTCAAGCAGGTCGCCGACCAGTCGCGCCAGGTCGCGGAGACGCTCGACGCGGCATCCGACGTACCGGTGAAGGTCGTGTGGATGCCGGTGCTCACCGACTCCGACGCGATCAAGCGCGTCGCCCTCGAGGCGAACGCCGCCGAGAACGTCATCGGGCTCGTCGCGTGGATGCACACATTCAGCCCCGCCAAGATGTGGATCGCCGGGCTCGACGCCCTGCAGAAGCCGCTCGCCCACCTGCACACGCAGGCGAACGTCGAGCTGCCCTGGGGCGACATCGACTTCGACTTCATGAACCTCAACCAGGCCGCGCACGGCGACCGCGAGTTCGGCTACATCCAGACCCGGCTCGGGGTGCCGCGCAAGACCATCGTCGGCCACGCGAGCGACCCGCGCGTGCAGCGTGAGCTCGGCACGTGGCAGCGCGCGGCCGCCGGCCTCGCGGCATCCCGCAGCCTGAAGCTCGCCCGCTTCGGCGACAACATGCGCTACGTCGCCGTGACCGAGGGCGACAAGACCGAGGCCGAGCTGCGCTTCGGGGTGCAGGTCAACACCTGGGGCGTGAACGAGCTCGCCGAGGCGGTGGCCGCGGCATCCGACGCCGAGGTCGACCTGCTGGTCGCCGAGTACGAGGACCTCTACGAGGTCGTGCCGGAGCTGCGGAAGGGCGGCGAGCGGCACCAGTCGCTGCGCGACGGCGCGGCGATCGAGCTGGGCCTGCGCTCGTTTCTCGAGGAGGGCGGCTTCGGCGCGTTCACCACGAGCTTCGAGGACCTCGGTGCGCTGAAGCAGCTGCCGGGCCTCGCGGTGCAGCGACTCATGGCCGAGGGCTACGGCTTCGGCGCCGAGGGCGACTGGAAGACCGCGATCCTCGTGCGCGTCGCGAACGTCATGGGCGCCGGCCTGCCGGGCGGTGCGAGCCTCATGGAGGACTACACCTATGACCTGACGCCCGGCGACGAGCTCATCCTCGGCGCGCACATGCTCGAGGTGTCGCCGTCGCTCACGTCCGCGAAGCCGACGCTCGAGATCCACCCCCTCGGCATCGGCGGCAAGGAGGACCCCGTGCGGCTCGTCTTCACCGCCGACCCCGGCCCCGCCGTCGTCGTCGCGATGAGCGACATGCGCGACCGCTTCCGCCTCACGGCGAACGTCGTCGAGAACGTCGAGCTGCGGCATCCGTTGCCCAAGCTCCCGGTCGGGCGCGCGGTGTGGAAGCCCGCCCCCGACTTCCAGACGAGCGCCGCCGCCTGGCTCACCGCCGGCGCCGCCCACCACACCGTCATGTCGACGGCCGTGGGCGTCGAGGTGTTCCGCGACTTCGCCGAGATGGCCAAGGCCGAGCTGCTCGTCATCGACGAGGACACCACCCTGCCCGGTTTCCAGCGCGAGGTGCGCTGGAACCAGGCCTACTACCGGCTGGCGCAGGGGCTCTGA